A single genomic interval of Antechinus flavipes isolate AdamAnt ecotype Samford, QLD, Australia chromosome 1, AdamAnt_v2, whole genome shotgun sequence harbors:
- the LOC127558369 gene encoding LOW QUALITY PROTEIN: zinc finger protein 420-like (The sequence of the model RefSeq protein was modified relative to this genomic sequence to represent the inferred CDS: inserted 1 base in 1 codon; substituted 2 bases at 2 genomic stop codons): MCRNTFNQNSHLTQHLKIHNGEKCYEWNKCVKTWNYCSALASHLRTHTGEKPYGCIECGKAFGKRTQLIQHWRIHTGEKPYDCNECGKAFRQSSQLTRHQKIHTGEKPFECDECGRAFRQRSLLTYHQRIHTGEKPYECNECGKAFCQSTELTQHHRIHTSEKPFECHECGMAFRLSTGLTRHQKIHTGEKPYECSECGKAFCQRAELTVHHRIHTGEKPYVCNECGKAFHQSSQLTRHQKIHTGEKPYKCNECGKAFRXSSELIXHQKIHTGEKPFECDECGRAFRQRSQLTYHQRIHTGEKPYECNECGKAFCQSTELTQHHRIHTCEKSFKCKECGMAFHLCAVLTRLKXIHTGEKPYKCSECGKAFCQRAELTVHYRIHTGEKPYVCNECGMTFRQSSQLTPHLRIHTGEKPYKCNGCGKAFNRNSSLVSHHRIHTGEKPYRCNKCGKAFRQNTGLTRHQ, encoded by the exons ATGTGTAGGAATACTTTCAACCAGAATTCACATCTTACTCAACACCTGAAGATtcataatggagaaaaatgttatGAATGGAATAAATGTGTGAAAACCTGGAATTACTGTTCAGCCCTTGCTTCTCATCTTAGaactcatactggagaaaaaccttatggaTGTattgaatgtgggaaagcctttggGAAAAGGACACAGCTTATTCAACATtggagaattcatactggagagaaaccttatgactgtaatgaatgtggaaaggccttcCGTCAGAGCTCACAGCTTACTCgacatcagaaaattcatacgggagaaaaaccttttgaatgtGATGAATGTGGGAGAGCCTTCCGCCAGAGATCACTGCTCACTtaccatcagagaattcatactggagaaaaaccttatgaatgtaatgaatgtggtaAGGCCTTTTGTCAGAGCACTGAACTTACTCAACATCATAGAATTCATACAAGTGAGAAGCCTTTTGAATGTCATGAATGTGGTATGGCCTTCCGCCTGAGTACTGGACTTACTCGCCATCAGaaaatccatactggagagaaaccttatgaatgcagtgaatgtgggaaggccttctgCCAGAGAGCAGAACTCACTGTACATCATAGAATtcatacaggagagaaaccttatgtgtgcaatgaatgtggaaaggcctttcATCAGAGCTCACAACTAACTCGGCATCAAAAAATtcatacaggagagaaaccttataagtgcaatgaatgtggaaaagccttccgTTAGAGCTCAGAGCTTATATGACATCAAAAAATCcatacaggagagaaaccttttgaatgtgaTGAATGTGGGAGAGCCTTCCGCCAAAGATCACAGCTTACTTAccaccagagaattcatactggagaaaaaccttatgaatgtaatgaatgtggtaAAGCCTTCTGTCAGAGCACCGAACTTACTCAACATCATAGAATTCATACTTGTGAGAAATCTTTCAAATGTAAGGAATGTGGTATGGCTTTTCATCTCTGTGCTGTACTTACTCGCCTCA aaattcacactggagaaaaaccttataaatgcaGTGAATGCGGGAAGGCCTTCTGCCAGAGAGCAGAACTCACTGTACATTATAGAATtcatacaggagagaaaccttatgtgTGCAATGAATGTGGGATGACTTTCCGGCAGAGCTCACAACTGACTCCACATCttagaattcatactggagagaaaccttataaatgtaacggatgtggaaaggctttcaatCGCAATTCATCCCTTGTTTCCCATCacagaattcatactggagagaaaccttatcgTTGTAATAAGTGTGGGAAGGCTTTTCGTCAGAATACAGGACTTACTCGACATCAATGA